The following nucleotide sequence is from Streptomyces xiamenensis.
GATCGCCACGCTGTACGGGCGGCTGCTGACCCTCACCGGCTCCCCGGTGGTGGCCCTCAACCGGGCGGTCGCCGTCTCCATGGCCGAGGGCCCGGCGGCCGGCCTGGCCCTAGTGGACGCGCTGCGCGAGGAACCGGCCCTGAAGGACTACCACTTGCTGCCGAGCGTGCGCGGCGACCTGCTCGCGCGGCTGGGCCGGGACGCCGAGGCGAGCGAAGAGTTCCGCCGCGCCGCGTCCCTGACCCACAACGAGCGGGAACGGGAACTGCTGCTGGAACGGTCCGCCCGCTAGACCTGCGGCGACGCCTGCTGTCGTGGCTGCTGCCATGCCCGCTGTCACGCCCGCTGTCACGCCCGCTGTCACGCCTGCCGTCGGGCCTGCCGGCGGACCCGCTACCGGCTCGGTCGCCGGAGGCGGACGCTGAGCTGGGCCCCGAGTTCGGCGAAGCCCAGGGCCGCCGCCACCCGCCGGGACGCCGGGATCCGGGCTCGCCACTGCGGCAGCAGCCCGGCCGCCAGCGCGTGCGCGGCAGCCGCCGAACCCGTCGCCCTGGCCAGGCCCCGCCCCCGGCGGCCGGGCCGGGTCAGCACGCCGATGTGCGCCGCGCCCCCGGCCCACCGCCGGTAGCCCGCCGCGGCCACCACCGTCTCGCCGTTGAGGACGACGAACGCGGGCGAGGTGATCCGTCCCAGGTCCGCCTCGTCCGCGTCCTGCGCACCGGACTCCCGCTCCAGCTCCTCCACCGCGGCGTGCCGGGCCGGGAGGTGGACGACCGCGGGCCCGCCGTCGTCCACCGGCCGGAAATGAGCGGCGTCCAGATACGCCAGCGCGGCCGGGCCGAGCGACTCGGCCACCGGCAGGACACGGCGTACGGCCGCCGGGTCGACGGCCGCCCCGGCGGACAGCGAAGCGAGGGCTGCCCGTACCGGCGCGGCCCACGCCTCCTCCGGAACGGTCGCGATCACCGCCCCACCGACCGCCGCCACCCCGGCCCATCCGGGCGGGCACAGGCCCGACGCGGGCGAGAGCACCACCTGCGGCCCCTGGTCGGGGCGGAACGCCACCGGCACACCGGCCAGCGACTCCCAGACGGCACGGGCGGCGGTGAACAGCGGCGGATCGATCGGCATGCCCCCGATCCTGGCACGCGTGGCGGTGACGCCTCCGAGCGACGGCGTTCGTCCATAGCGGCGGCCGCCCGGTCCCCGTCCGCCGTCCGTGCGCGCGAATGGCCCCATTCCGGCCGGGGGACGGCGCTGCGATGAGTTCGCGCCGTCCGGGAAGTCCCACCATCAGGGTTCGACCACACAGGAGGAACACATGGCTCAGCTGCTGAGAGTCCAGAACTTCACCGTCTCACGTGACGGGATCGGTGCCGGAGAGGACCAGAGCCTTGAACATCCGTTCGGCCATGCGGTCGACCCGGCGGAGCTGTTCGCCTGGGCCGGTGCGACGGCGAGCTGGCCCAACCGCACCGACCCCGGAGGGAGCAGGGGCCTGGACGACTACTTCACGCGGGACTTCGCGCACAACATCGGTGCCGAGATCATGGGCCGCAACAAGTTCGGGCCCCAACGCGGCCCCTGGACCGACCACGAGTGGCGCGGCTGGTGGGGAGAGGAACCCCCGTTCCACACCCCGGTGTTCGTGCTGACCCACCACCCGCGTCCTTCGTTCACCCTCTCCGACACCACCTTCCACTTCGTCGACGCCGACCCGGCCACCGTCCTGGAGCAGGCACGGCAGGCGGCGCGGGGCAAGGACGTCCGGCTCGGCGGCGGGGTCAGCACCGTCCGGGAGTTCCTGGACGCCGGTCTCGTCGACACGCTGCATGTGGCGGTCGCACCGGTGGAACTCGGGTCCGGACTGCGCCTGTGGGAGTCACCCGAGGAACTGCTCGACCGGTACCACCTGGAGGTCGTGCCCAGCCCGAGCGGCATGACGCACCACCTCTTCTGGCGGAAGTGACCGCACCCGGCGCCGGCCGGGGGCGGCGGGTGCGTATCCCCCGCCGCCCCCGCACGCCTCACTCCTCCTCGCTCCACCACGGCCCGGCACCCGTCGTGTCCCGCAGCGCGTTGGTGACGCAGTGGATCTCGCCGCCCACCGTGCCCACCGCGTGCGCGTAGTCCCACTCCTCGACCCACGCCACGTGACCGGCCCCGGCCGCCGCGAAGGCCGCCTCGGTCTCGGCCTTGAACGCCGCGTCGTGCGGTTCGGGGGCGAGGAAGGTGCCGGCCCCGGTCTGCACGCCGTTCGCCACGGCGGGCAGGGCGTTGGCGACGACGTCCTGGCGCGGATAGCCGGGGATCACCAGCCGCTCGAAGAGCGCGGGCACCCGCACGATGTCCTCGTCCCCCAGCCCGAGTTCGTCCTCGAACAGGTCAAGCGCCGCCTCGATGCCCCGCGCCGCGATCCGGGTCCCCGCCAGGACCTCCGGGTCCTCCGAGCCCGTCAGTTGCAGGCCGCGTTCCGGGTCGGCGACCAGCGCCGCCCAGCCGCGCGCGGTGTCCGCCGGGACGAAGGACAGGAACTCGTCGATGTGGCCCACGCCCAGCCAACTCGTGTCCACGGCCAGCGGACGCTGCTCGCGCTGTGCCTCCAGCAGCCGCAGGAAGTCCGCGTCCGGCGCCGCGTCCCCGCCGTCCGATCCGTACAGCACCCGGCCCGCCGGCGCCCCCGCGTCCGGCGGCGTGACCAGGAAGTTGCCGGTGGAGCTGAACGACCCCCACAGCTGGCTGCGTTCGTCGTCCCCGACCCGGCCGGCGTCGTACTCCTGGATCACCGCCGTACCGGGGCCGCCCAGCACCGTGTACGCCGAGCGCCCCGCGTCGCGCAGCGGGAAGTCGGCGGTGCTCCCCTCCGGCATCACATCGGCCGAGCGCAGCAGCACGTTCATCCGCCGCACCTCTCCGTCCGGTCCGGTACGGCGAAGTAGCCGGTGATGAACTGGTCCCGCATCCACCGGTCGCCGCCCGTCGGATACTCCAGCAGGTGCCCGTTCAGCCCGGCCGCCTCCAGCGCGGCGCTCAGTTCCTCCCGGAAGACCTCCTCGCCGTCCTCGACCGGTGCGGCGGGGGATTCCGGGTCGTAGCCATGCCGTTCGGCGTCCTCGGGGGTGGTCCCATTGTCGCTCATCACCATCCGGTCGATCGGCAGCAGATCGTGGGTCAGGATCAGCGGCGCGACCCGCAGCGCGGCGTGGGCCCGCTCCGTGCGCCCGCCGTCCACGACGGTGAGCGAGACCTCGATCCCGCCGTCCCACACCGCCGGGTCGCGCACCAGGTCGGTGGCCTCCAGGGCGAGTTCGACACCGTCACGCAACTGCGCCGCGCTCAGCCGCTCCTCGGCGGGCAGCACGGTGTACGCGGTCCCCTCCCGCACGAACAGCCGGGTGTACGGGGCCGACGCGGGATCGACCCGGACCGTCCCGTAAGCGCCCTCGCCGAGCCCCGGCAGCGCCCCGATCCGCAACGGGGCCAGGTCCAGGGCGTCCAGCGCCCCGTTCACCACCTCGTCGGCGGCGTCGTGGCAGGCCGCCAGCGCGTCGTCGGGGAGCCGGGCCCCGTCCTCGCCGAGGGAAGGGCAAAGGCCGGCGCTGTCATCGAGGTTGGGCATGACGTACGGAACGGCCGCCGTCAGCGTCACCGTGGAACCGGGGCCGCCGGCCGACTGGCAGCCGGCGAGCGGGATCAGGAGGACGGCGGCCGTGCTCGCGGCGACGGCCAGCCTTGCGGTGCGTCTCATGATCCCCACCCTGGGCGAGCGACACCGCCCGGCGGATCGGCCACCGGACAGAGAACACCACCCCCGCGCCTCTGCCGAACGGCAGAGGCGGCACCCCGCCCACGCCCGTACGCTGGCCCGATGCGCGGGTGGACGGTCGGCGAAGGCGTACGGGGGCTGCTCGCGGCCGGGTTGACGGTCGCTGCCCTGCTCGCGCTGCCCTCGGCCGGACCGCTGATCGCGCTCCCGGCGGCCCTGGCGGGCGGCGCCGCCCTGCTGGCCCGGTCCCCTCACCTGGCGACCCCGGCGGTGGCGGCGGGGTCGCTGGCCGCGACCGCCGCCTACCGCGGCCCGGCGGGCAACGCGGTCGGCCCCTGGTGGCTCCTGGAGACCGCGGCCCTGCTCGCGCTGACCGTGCCGGCGGCCCGCCGCGGCCTCCGGCACGCCGTACTGCCGGTGCTGGCCCTGACCGCGCTGCCGCTGCGCGTCGGCCTCCACCTCGAACCTCCCTCGCCCGCAGACGAACTGACCGTCATCTGCCTGCTGGCCGCCGCCGCCTCCGGTGCCGCCGTCGCCGCCGGCCGCCACCTGCGGGCCCAGGACACCCGCCGCGCGCACGCGGTCCGCGAGGCCCGCCGGGCGCAGCGCATCGCGCTCGCCCGCGATCTGCACGACTTCGTGGCCCATGAGGTGAGCGGCATGCTGGTGCAGGCCCAGGCCGGCCAACTCGTCGCCGCGGGCGACCCGGACGCGGCGATGGCCGTGCTGCGCCGCATCGAGGCGGCGGGGCTGCGCGCGATGGACACCCTGGAGGAGACGGTCCGCATGCTCGACGCCGACGACGGCGAGGACTCCGGCCCGACCGCTCCGGGCGCGGTGCTCGCCGAACTGACCGCCGCCGTCCGGCGGTACGGCTCCGCCACCCTGGACCTGGACCCGGCCGTCCGTGACGTGCCGCCCTCCGCACACCGGCTGGTGACGGAGGCGCTGACGAACGTACGGCGCCACGCGCCCGGTTGCGGCGACGTCCGGGTGACGGTGGCACGCGGGGGTGAGGGCCTGACGGTGCGGGTCCTCAACTCCGTCCCGCCCGCTGCCACCGCCCGTCCCGCCGCCGGCGCCGGTACCGGACTGGCCGCCCTGCGCCGCCGCCTGGCCACCGAGGACGCCACCCTGACCGCCGGCCCCACCCCGTCCGGCGGCTGGCACACCACGGCCGTGTGGGGTGGCGCGTGACGATCCGCGTCCTGATCGCCGACGACCAGGACCTCGTACGGCACGGGTTCCGCATGGTCGTCGGGGCACAGCCCGACATGTGCGTGGCGGGGGAGGCGGCGGACGGGCTCGCCGCCGTGGCGGCGGCCCGGGAACTGCGCCCCGACGTGGTGCTGGCCGACATCCGGATGCCCGGGGTGGACGGACTGGAGGTGGTGCGGCGGCTCGCTCCCGAAGGCCACCGGGTGATCGTGGTGACCACGTTCGACGACGACGCCTACCTGGGCCCGGCGCTGCGCGAGGGCGCCGCCGGCTATCTGCTGAAGCGTTCGGGGCCGGCCCTGCTGGTGGAGTCGATCCGCGCGGCGATGGCCGGGGACACGCTCATCAGCCCCTCCCTGACGGCCCGCCTGCTGCGCGGGCTCCCGGCGCCCCGCCCCGCCACCGGCCCGGACCCCTCGGTGCTGACCGCCCGCGAGAGCGAGGTCGTTCGCCTCGTCGCCCGGGGACTGAGCAACGGCGAGATCGCCACGGCGCTGAGCATCGGCCTCGGCACGGTCAAGACCCACGCGGCGGCGGCCCAGCGCAAAGTGGGCGCCCGCAACCGGGTCGGCGTCGCCGCCTGGGCCTGGGGCGCGGGGCTGATGGAAGGCCCCTGAACCGGCAACTTCCTGGGACTGTCGCGGCCGAGACGCAGCTTTCGAAAGTGCTGGTCACAGACATGCGCTGATGGCCGCGACCAGCACGGTCGCCTCATGGCGGACGGCGAGCTTGTCGTACCTCGCCGCCACCGCGAGGAACGGCCGCATCACGGCCTGCCGATTCCCGGGGCCTCAGCAGGCCGGGTGCCCCGCCACGTTGAAGGCCGAGCTCAGGAAGAGGGAGCTCAGACCTCGCAGTGCGGCTACCTGGACGTCACGCAGCCGGCTCCGGGGCTACTGGTGTCGTGGGAGAACTTGTTGCGTTCTGCGCCGAAAGAGTCTCGTAGACGGTACCGGCGAGGTCGGGCAGCGTGTCCTCTCCGCCGACGGCGCTGTTGACAGCAATGGCGATGATCGTGCCAGTCTCCGGGAGGTACATGTGCAGCACCCGGTTTCCATAAGTGGCCCCCTCATAGAACCAGACCGTCCCGGCCACAGGATGAGCGATCTTCACGAGACCGAGCCCGAAACCCATGGGATCGTCGGCCGTGACGTTCTCGATGGACTCACTCGTCTGCATCGAGACCAAAGACTCCAGCTCGCGCTGCTGCGCCGGGGGCAGCAGTTGACCGCTGTACAGCGCCCTGTCCCAGGCCGTCATGTCCTCCAGCGAACTCACCAGGCCACCCGCTCCCTGCGCCCAGGACAGGGCGAGCGGAGGAACCGACTTGTTGAGATGGTTCGGCAGGTCGGAATGGGTGGAGTACGGCGTCGGCATGCGCGAGGCCGTGCCCGGAGGGCAGTACGGGGGGAGGCAGGTGTCGTTCATTCCGAGAGGTTCGATGATGCGCTCGGCGAGCTGCTCAACGTAAGTATCGTGCGACGCTCGTTCGACAATCATCTGCGCGAGGAGGTAGTTCGTGTTCGAGTACTCGTACGTCGGGGGACCCAGTGGCAGGCCCTCCACATAGGACATCAGGCGCTCCAGTGTGAAGCGCGTGTAGGGGTTGGCGTCGAAATCCCTCAGGAACGCACTCTGCTCGGTGTAGTTGGGGATGCCGCTGGTCATCGACAGCAGTTGCGTGATGGTGACATCGCGCCACGCCGGATACTCGGGAAGCCACTGTCCCAGCTTGTCCGTCATGGACAGCTTTCCTTCGGTCTCCAGTTGAAGCAGCAGCACGGACGTGAACGCCTTGGTGTTGCTGCCGATCTGCCACAGCGCCCCGCTGTTCACCGGCCGGCCACCGCCGTAGCGGAACGTCCCCACATCGACCGAGATATCAGGTCGCTGATCGGCATAGGTCACCCGAAGGGAGACCGCTGAGAAATGATCCTTGGCGCCCTGATCATCCAGATATTTCTCAAGGTCACTGCGTAGTGACGCGGTAACACTGCGCCCGGATGGCTCCACCACCGCGTACGCGACGGCCGGCCCACTTCCCGACACCATCATCCCCGAAAAAAGCGCCGCAGTGACCGTCGCCAGGGCCACGAGGCGCTTCCCTTGCCGACCACCTCGCCGACGAAGCCCGTACCTCATTGTCGCTATTCCTCCATCGAATTGAACAGAATTGGGAACGACGATCACGCTACGCAGTGGAGGCGCGGCAGGTAATGGGGGTAACCCCCTGCTTGGCGCTGGTGCTGACTCCCTGAGTGCGGCCCAATACAGCTTCGAAGGCAGCCGACTGCCCGTCGGAAGAGGAGGGGGCACGACGGTCATCGACTCATCACTGAGGCGCGACAACTGACGCCCCGACACCGCCGGGAGGTTCCTTTTGTCATTCCCCTTAGTTGCCGGGGCCGAGCAGTTCGAGGACGCTTTCGAGCGCGCCGTCGGCCGAGCCGGCCTTGAGCGCGAAACGTACCGGAGAGAGCGGCCGGCCCGCCGGGTCGCTGTGGTGGGCGCGGGCCGCTTTCTCCGCTGCCCTGAGCGACTTCACGGCGTAGGCCAGCAGGCGCCGCACCTCCTCCGGATCCGCGACGGCGACATCGCCCAGCTCGGCGGAGCAGGCGAGGACCTTCTCGGCCGCCGCCTCCAGTTCATGGGGACGGGGGATGGTGTCAGTCCCGATGGACTTCAGCCGGGCGTGCACCTGGCGCAGTCCGGCTATGGCGTCAGCGGTCATTCCGCAACCCTACGCGGGGGTGATGTTGCCGAGTTGGGCGATCAGCAGGCCCAGCCGGTAGGCCTCGGCGAAGTCGGCGGCGGAGTACGCGATGGTCCGCCCGCCCCCGACGCGGGTGACGCCCGGCACCAGCATGGCCAGATCGACCGTGTGGGCCCGGCCCAGGTCGATCTCGATGTCAACCGGCCCCTGCACCCGGAACGGTGTGACCTCATCCCGCCGCGCCACGGCCTTCGCGGCGGCGGCCCGCAGCCGGTCCCGCGCCTCCTGCGGGTGCAGCGCGACGGCGGCGCCCTGGGCGAGCGCCTGCTTCACCTCGACGGTGACCGTCTCGGGCACCAGCTCGCGCACCTCGGCGCAGGCCACGTCGTCACCACTGAGCAGCACCACCGGCACCCCGAGGTGTCCGGCCATGGCGGCGTTCAGCCCGATCTCCCCGAGGGAGAGCCCTGCCACCCGCACATCCAGGATGATGCCGTTCATGGTGTGCGCGATCACGGCGGGCCCGGACCCGGCCCGCCCGTGGTATCCGACGAACAGCACCGCGTCGGTCTCCGCGTCCAGCCCGCCGAGCATCCCGAACGGCCGGGGCTTCCCCCGCACCAGCAGCGCCCGCCGGTCGAGCTCCTCCGGCAGCAGATTGCGGAACGACCCGTGCGCGTCGGCCACCCAGACCTCGGCCCCGGGCTCCCCCTCCAGCACCCCGTCGATCACGGCGTTGACCTCGGCCGTCATCGTGGTACGGGCCCGCGTGTAGTCGTAGCCGTCCGGGTGCGTCTCGGAGGCGTGCACGACCCCCGAGATACCTTCCATGTCCACAGAGATCAGTATTTTGGTCACCCGCCCGACCTTACGCCGCCGCCCCGGAGGACCGGGCCGAGATCGCCCCGCTGAGCAGGACGGCACGTCGACGGGTGGTCAATCGGGGCAGCCTCACCACGAGCGCGTTCCGGCGGCCCGACTGCACGCTCGGTCGCCGGCCGCGGTCGAGCGCGTGCATCGCGGTCGCGACCACCTGTTCGGGGGTCTGGTAAGAGCCCTGGTGGGCCCCGCTGCCCAGGCCGTCGAAGAACTCGGTCCGGGTGAGGCCCGGGGCGAGTGACAGCACCCGCAGGCCGGTACCCCGCGACTCGTGCCACAGCGCCTCGGTGAAGCTGAGGACGAACGCCTTGCAGGCGGCGTAGACCGCCATCGCGGGAACGGGGGTGTACGCCGCCATGCTCGCGACATTCACGAGAACGCCCCGGCCGGAGTCGCGGAGCGGTTCGATGAACGCGCGGGTGAGATCGACGAGGTTGGCGACATTGACGTTCATCTCGTCGGTGAGGCGGTCCGGGTCCTCCTCGTGGAAGGGGCCGTCGGTACCGAAACCGGCGTTGTTCACCAGACCGTCGACCGTGATGTCCCGTCGGCCCAGCTCGGCGGCCAGCCGCCGGCCCGCGCCCGGTTCACTGAGGTCGAGGGGTATCGGGGTGGCACGCACGCCGTGCCGCGTCCGCAGCTCGGAGGCGAGTTCTTCCAGGCGGTCGAGGCGCCGTGCGACGAGGACGACGTCGGAGCCGCGGCGGGCGAGTTCGCGGGCGAAGGCGGTACCGATGCCGGAGCTGGCGCCCGTGACGATCGTGGTCTGACCGGAGAAGCTGATCGGAGTCATGACTGCACCGTACGCAATATCTTGCACTCAGTGCAAGGTGACGCATGCAGTGCAGAGATCTAGACTGAGTGCATGGCCGAAACCCCCTCGCTCCGCGAGCGCGCGCGCCGCGCGGCTCGCACGGAAATCACCGCCAGCGCGGTACGGCTCTTCGCGGAGAACGGCTTCGAGGCAACGACGATCGACCAGATCACCGCCGCGGTCGGCATGTCCCGCCGTTCGTTCTTCCACTACTTCGGCAGCAAGGAGGACGTCGTCCTCGGCGACACCGAGGCGCTGGGAGAGTCGGTGCGCGCCGCTCTGGAGGCCCGTCCGGCCGAGGAGTCGGCCTGGACCGCCATCAAGCAGGCGTTCCTGGTGCTCCAGCAGAAGGCGGGCAGCCCGCAGGAACAGCTGATCCTCGCGCGCATCCACCACGAGGCGCCCTCCCTGCGCGCCCGGCACCTGGAGAAGCACCTGCGCTGGCAGGAACTGCTCGCCCCCGAGGTGCAGCGCCGCCTCGGCCTGCCCGCCTCCCCGGCCCCCGATCCCCGCGCCCTGGCCTTCGTCGCCGCCGCGCTGGCCTGCCTCGACGCCGCCGTCGACGCGTGGTACCGCTCCGGCGGAGCCGACGACCCCGAGCGCTTCTTCGACGAGGCGGTCGCCACCCTCCGCGCCTAGAGCACGGAGCGCGCCCGCGCCGGGCATGGGGAAACCGGCCCCCCGGAGTCGGCCCCGCCCACCGGATCAATCCCGAAACCCGGCCCCGAATGTCGGCAGCGGACGCGTGGGATCGCCGATCCAGGGCCGACTTGTTCCGTCACGGCTGATGGTGAGCCCGAAGGAGTTCAACTGCGAGGCTCCTTGCCCCCGCCACCATTCCAGCGCCCGCGCCACCTCGTCCCACAGTCGGCGTGGCCCGGACTGGTAGACGGTGGCCTTGTCCTTCCCATCCTGGAAAAGGACCGACGCCCACGACCGTGACCCCTCGGCCATGTCGAAGAACCACAGCGTCGATTCGCCATCCTCCCCGGCGTTCAGCACATGGGCGCAGTCCGGCACGCACAGCCCCAGCACGAACCGCGCCCCGCGGAACCGCTGCCCTTCGCCCAGATCGGAGAGGGTCACGCTGGTGGCCGACTCGTCCGCGTCTCCCGGATACTCCCAGACATGCCGGCCGGACCGCCCCCAGTCCAGGCGCTGCGCCCGCAGCTTCATGAACTCCAGCGGGCGTAGAAACGGCCCGCTCGCGGTCCCGTCCTCGGCCACGGTCAGCCGTACCAACGCGTCCTCGTCGCAGTAGTGCGTCCCCCACGGGGCCACGATCAGGCCGCCCGGCCGGGTCTGTCGCACCCACGCCGGCGGGAACTCCCGTACCCCGGCCGTGACGATCACCCGGTCGTACGGCGCCCGCGCCGCCCAGCCGTCCCGGCCGTCCGCGCACACCACCTCGGGATACAGTCCGAGACTGCCCAACTTCGCCCGCGCCCGAGACGCCACCCGCTTGTCCACCTCGACGGAGACCACGTTCCGATCGCCCAGCCGCGCGGACAGCAGCCCGGCGTTCCAGCCGGTCCCCGTCCCGACCTCCAGCACCCGGGCGCCGGGGTACACATCGAGATCGCCCAGCATCCGCGTCACGACGGACGGCATGCTCGCCGAACTGGTCGGCACCCGGCCCGGCCCGGGCCCCGGGTGCTGCCCGTCGTCCCACTGCGTGGTGACGGGAACATTGGCGTAGGCCTCACGTTCCCACGCCACCGGATCCGTCCGCCGGTCCACCGTCCTGCTCCGGCCGGTCTCCATGTCGTACGGCCACATCAGATCGGGCAGAAACACCTCACGCGGCACGGCCTCGAACGCGTCGGCCCACTCCCGCGCCATCGCACCGGTGCGCAGCAGGAACCGCGTCAGTCCTTCAAGGGGACTGACGCGCTCCCTTCGATCAGATTTCACGTGCCCTTCTCCATCGCCCTCGCACGGCTTGTCCTATCTGTCGCAACCCACCCCAGAGCGTCCGCTACAACTCGGCGGCCTCTTCGTGTAGCCGGGATCGGTGTTCCGAGCGCAGACGCGATAGCTCTTGCTCTCGCACAGCACGCACCTCGTCGCGGATCTTGCTCATGACGAACTCGCCGAGTGTGCAGCACAGATCCATCCGCTGGATGCACACCCCGACCATGAAGGGGCCGTGCTGGGCTCGGTAGAGCCGGATCCCGTAGTAGCCCTCCTCGCAATCGGTTTCATTGTTGAAACGGCAGCCTTCACAGGTTTGAGGCAGCCGTACGGGACGGATCGACTTGGCGTACAACGTGCGGCCGTCCGGCAGCCGGTAGCGGGTGCGCTGGTCCGAGGTGCCGGCCGTGAAGATGCGGTGCACGGGTACCGCTCCGACGGAATCCAGAACCTCCCGCATCGCGGCCAGCGACGCATCCCCGTCTTCGAGATTGATCAGCATGCGGACGGCGACATCGCGGCCGTAATCCTCGATGACCCGCAGCACGCGCGGGACGTGGCTGCGATCCGGCACCACGAGGTTGGCCGACACCTTGACGCCGTTGCGCAGTGCCGCGTCGATGGTGGCGTGCAAGGCCGTGATCTTCCGCTCCGCCAGCTTCACCGAACCGAGGCGCGGTGCCTGGACAGCGGCCAGTTCATCTGCCGTGGTGCCGAAGACCGAGAGATTGACCCGGTCGAGTCCGGCTTTCGCACAGTCCTTCAGCACGGCGGCACCGTTCTCGCCATTGGAAGTCAGCCCCACGGTCAGCCCCAGCCGACGCGCCTGGGCCACCAGGTCCGGGAGCCGGGGATGAAGGGTCGGCTCCCCACCGGTGAAGTGGACTTCGTCGGTCTCCACCGACCCCCGTAGGGCGGCGAGGGCAAGGGCGAAGTCAGTGCTGGGCTCGATCCTGGCGGGCAAGAAGGAGGCCCCATTAGTGCGCAGGTAGATGGATACTCGTCCGCTCTTGCCAGGAGAACCGATGTACTCGCCCGGTTGGCGGCCGGCATTGTCGGCGGCCACGGGGGTTCCCTCGTTGTGGCAGAATCCGCAGGCCAGCCCGCAAGCGTCGATGACCTTTACTCGAACTGTACGATCCGGCACCACGGAAACGGGCAGGCCGGTCAGATCTTCCGCATACACGGCGTACCTCTCATAGAGGCGGGAAACGCAGTTCTTCGATCTGCGTGAGATCGATTCCATGCCGGGCGTAGATTCCGAGGGCGTTCACAGCAGTCAGACTCTCCGGGTCCAGTCCGAGGATCTTCGATGTGGAGATGACGTCCTCGACACTGTCGCCCTCGATCTCCAAGTACGGCGGGATCAGCGGCCACGAGTCGATCTCAAGACGCACATCGTCCAGCACGTATGACACGCGCCGGTTCTCCTGGTACGCCTTCGCCGTGAAGCCCATCAGGTTCAAAAGGGCGTGCGTGTCCTCGAAATGGGAGACCGTGACCTCTTCCTCGTGCGTGCCGTCGATCGCATCGGAAACGATCTGCTTGACGCACAACGTG
It contains:
- a CDS encoding dihydrofolate reductase family protein, which produces MAQLLRVQNFTVSRDGIGAGEDQSLEHPFGHAVDPAELFAWAGATASWPNRTDPGGSRGLDDYFTRDFAHNIGAEIMGRNKFGPQRGPWTDHEWRGWWGEEPPFHTPVFVLTHHPRPSFTLSDTTFHFVDADPATVLEQARQAARGKDVRLGGGVSTVREFLDAGLVDTLHVAVAPVELGSGLRLWESPEELLDRYHLEVVPSPSGMTHHLFWRK
- a CDS encoding serine hydrolase domain-containing protein yields the protein MALATVTAALFSGMMVSGSGPAVAYAVVEPSGRSVTASLRSDLEKYLDDQGAKDHFSAVSLRVTYADQRPDISVDVGTFRYGGGRPVNSGALWQIGSNTKAFTSVLLLQLETEGKLSMTDKLGQWLPEYPAWRDVTITQLLSMTSGIPNYTEQSAFLRDFDANPYTRFTLERLMSYVEGLPLGPPTYEYSNTNYLLAQMIVERASHDTYVEQLAERIIEPLGMNDTCLPPYCPPGTASRMPTPYSTHSDLPNHLNKSVPPLALSWAQGAGGLVSSLEDMTAWDRALYSGQLLPPAQQRELESLVSMQTSESIENVTADDPMGFGLGLVKIAHPVAGTVWFYEGATYGNRVLHMYLPETGTIIAIAVNSAVGGEDTLPDLAGTVYETLSAQNATSSPTTPVAPEPAA
- a CDS encoding GNAT family N-acetyltransferase, whose protein sequence is MPIDPPLFTAARAVWESLAGVPVAFRPDQGPQVVLSPASGLCPPGWAGVAAVGGAVIATVPEEAWAAPVRAALASLSAGAAVDPAAVRRVLPVAESLGPAALAYLDAAHFRPVDDGGPAVVHLPARHAAVEELERESGAQDADEADLGRITSPAFVVLNGETVVAAAGYRRWAGGAAHIGVLTRPGRRGRGLARATGSAAAAHALAAGLLPQWRARIPASRRVAAALGFAELGAQLSVRLRRPSR
- a CDS encoding protein-arginine deiminase family protein, giving the protein MNVLLRSADVMPEGSTADFPLRDAGRSAYTVLGGPGTAVIQEYDAGRVGDDERSQLWGSFSSTGNFLVTPPDAGAPAGRVLYGSDGGDAAPDADFLRLLEAQREQRPLAVDTSWLGVGHIDEFLSFVPADTARGWAALVADPERGLQLTGSEDPEVLAGTRIAARGIEAALDLFEDELGLGDEDIVRVPALFERLVIPGYPRQDVVANALPAVANGVQTGAGTFLAPEPHDAAFKAETEAAFAAAGAGHVAWVEEWDYAHAVGTVGGEIHCVTNALRDTTGAGPWWSEEE
- a CDS encoding response regulator, which translates into the protein MTIRVLIADDQDLVRHGFRMVVGAQPDMCVAGEAADGLAAVAAARELRPDVVLADIRMPGVDGLEVVRRLAPEGHRVIVVTTFDDDAYLGPALREGAAGYLLKRSGPALLVESIRAAMAGDTLISPSLTARLLRGLPAPRPATGPDPSVLTARESEVVRLVARGLSNGEIATALSIGLGTVKTHAAAAQRKVGARNRVGVAAWAWGAGLMEGP
- a CDS encoding SDR family NAD(P)-dependent oxidoreductase, whose protein sequence is MTPISFSGQTTIVTGASSGIGTAFARELARRGSDVVLVARRLDRLEELASELRTRHGVRATPIPLDLSEPGAGRRLAAELGRRDITVDGLVNNAGFGTDGPFHEEDPDRLTDEMNVNVANLVDLTRAFIEPLRDSGRGVLVNVASMAAYTPVPAMAVYAACKAFVLSFTEALWHESRGTGLRVLSLAPGLTRTEFFDGLGSGAHQGSYQTPEQVVATAMHALDRGRRPSVQSGRRNALVVRLPRLTTRRRAVLLSGAISARSSGAAA
- a CDS encoding TetR/AcrR family transcriptional regulator, which gives rise to MAETPSLRERARRAARTEITASAVRLFAENGFEATTIDQITAAVGMSRRSFFHYFGSKEDVVLGDTEALGESVRAALEARPAEESAWTAIKQAFLVLQQKAGSPQEQLILARIHHEAPSLRARHLEKHLRWQELLAPEVQRRLGLPASPAPDPRALAFVAAALACLDAAVDAWYRSGGADDPERFFDEAVATLRA
- a CDS encoding M55 family metallopeptidase; translated protein: MTKILISVDMEGISGVVHASETHPDGYDYTRARTTMTAEVNAVIDGVLEGEPGAEVWVADAHGSFRNLLPEELDRRALLVRGKPRPFGMLGGLDAETDAVLFVGYHGRAGSGPAVIAHTMNGIILDVRVAGLSLGEIGLNAAMAGHLGVPVVLLSGDDVACAEVRELVPETVTVEVKQALAQGAAVALHPQEARDRLRAAAAKAVARRDEVTPFRVQGPVDIEIDLGRAHTVDLAMLVPGVTRVGGGRTIAYSAADFAEAYRLGLLIAQLGNITPA
- a CDS encoding sensor histidine kinase, encoding MRGWTVGEGVRGLLAAGLTVAALLALPSAGPLIALPAALAGGAALLARSPHLATPAVAAGSLAATAAYRGPAGNAVGPWWLLETAALLALTVPAARRGLRHAVLPVLALTALPLRVGLHLEPPSPADELTVICLLAAAASGAAVAAGRHLRAQDTRRAHAVREARRAQRIALARDLHDFVAHEVSGMLVQAQAGQLVAAGDPDAAMAVLRRIEAAGLRAMDTLEETVRMLDADDGEDSGPTAPGAVLAELTAAVRRYGSATLDLDPAVRDVPPSAHRLVTEALTNVRRHAPGCGDVRVTVARGGEGLTVRVLNSVPPAATARPAAGAGTGLAALRRRLATEDATLTAGPTPSGGWHTTAVWGGA